A stretch of the Streptococcus suis genome encodes the following:
- a CDS encoding aminopeptidase P family protein, which yields MQKRLGKFEAKLAQSEVDGILVTGQNNIYYLTGFWGTEATVFISGKRRLFVTDSRYTLIAKASVKGFDIIESRKALEEIANIIKEDGLTKIGFDSQVTYGFYQGLSALFADYQLVAMSNFIEDLRMIKDETEIATIRRACQISDQAFIDVLDIIKPGQTTEMDVNHFLDHRMRQLGAEGASFEFIVASGYRSAMPHGRASEKVIQTGETLTLDFGCYYQHYVSDMTRTIHIGHVTDQEREIYDVVLRANKALIEQAKEGVTYREFDAIPREIINTAGYGANFTHGIGHGIGLDIHEYPYFGKSDEAIKAGMVLTDEPGIYLDDKYGVRIEDDLLITETGCEVLTLAPKELIVI from the coding sequence ATGCAAAAAAGACTTGGGAAATTTGAAGCAAAATTAGCTCAATCAGAGGTTGATGGAATCTTAGTGACAGGGCAAAATAATATTTATTATTTAACTGGTTTTTGGGGGACAGAGGCGACTGTCTTCATCAGTGGCAAGCGTCGCTTGTTTGTGACTGATTCGCGTTATACCTTGATAGCCAAGGCATCAGTAAAAGGTTTTGACATTATTGAAAGTCGTAAGGCCTTGGAAGAAATTGCTAATATCATCAAAGAAGATGGTCTTACCAAGATTGGCTTTGACAGTCAGGTGACCTATGGTTTTTACCAAGGATTGTCTGCCCTCTTTGCGGATTACCAATTGGTTGCCATGTCTAATTTTATCGAGGATTTGCGCATGATCAAGGATGAGACGGAGATTGCGACCATTCGCCGTGCATGTCAAATTTCGGATCAGGCTTTTATTGATGTTCTTGACATTATCAAACCAGGTCAGACGACTGAGATGGACGTCAATCATTTTCTTGACCACCGCATGCGTCAACTCGGTGCAGAAGGGGCATCATTTGAGTTTATCGTGGCATCTGGCTACCGCTCTGCTATGCCTCATGGAAGAGCGTCTGAAAAGGTTATCCAAACTGGTGAGACCTTGACGCTGGATTTTGGTTGCTATTATCAGCATTATGTTAGCGATATGACGCGGACCATCCATATCGGTCATGTGACAGATCAAGAGCGTGAGATTTATGATGTGGTCTTGCGTGCCAATAAGGCTTTAATTGAGCAGGCCAAGGAAGGTGTCACCTACCGCGAGTTTGATGCTATTCCTCGTGAGATTATCAATACGGCGGGGTACGGAGCCAACTTTACACATGGCATCGGTCACGGTATCGGTCTGGATATTCATGAGTATCCGTATTTTGGAAAATCTGATGAAGCCATCAAGGCAGGTATGGTCTTGACGGATGAGCCTGGAATCTATTTGGATGACAAATATGGTGTTCGGATCGAAGATGACTTATTAATCACTGAAACAGGGTGTGAAGTTTTGACGCTAGCTCCAAAAGAATTGATTGTCATTTGA
- the efp gene encoding elongation factor P, with product MIEASKLRAGMTFEAEGKLIKVLEASHHKPGKGNTIMRMKLRDVRTGSTFDTTYRPDEKFEQAIIETVPAQYLYQMDDTAYFMNTETYDQYEIPVATIQEELLYMLENSDVKIQFYGTEVIGVTVPTTVELVVAETQPSIKGATVTGSGKPATMETGLVVNVPDFIEAGQKLVINTAEGTYVSRA from the coding sequence ATGATTGAAGCAAGTAAACTTAGAGCAGGTATGACCTTTGAAGCCGAAGGTAAGTTGATTAAGGTCTTGGAAGCAAGTCATCACAAGCCTGGTAAAGGCAACACCATCATGCGTATGAAATTGCGCGATGTGCGTACAGGATCTACTTTCGATACAACTTACCGTCCCGATGAAAAATTTGAACAAGCTATTATCGAGACTGTTCCAGCTCAATATCTTTACCAAATGGATGACACTGCTTATTTCATGAATACTGAAACGTATGATCAATATGAAATTCCAGTAGCTACAATCCAAGAAGAATTACTATACATGTTAGAAAACTCAGATGTAAAAATTCAATTCTATGGAACAGAAGTGATTGGTGTCACTGTCCCAACAACTGTTGAATTGGTTGTTGCTGAAACACAACCATCTATCAAAGGTGCAACAGTGACAGGTTCTGGTAAGCCAGCGACTATGGAGACTGGTCTTGTTGTTAACGTACCAGATTTTATTGAAGCAGGTCAAAAACTTGTTATTAATACAGCAGAGGGAACTTACGTTTCACGCGCTTAA
- a CDS encoding Asp23/Gls24 family envelope stress response protein: MTVEYQGEIVIAPRVLEVITGIAAAKVDGVHSLQNKRVADSWSKTSLNKGIYLETDEEGRVTADIYVYLEYGVNVPAVSMDIQRAVKTAVLNYADVQVDAVNIHVNGIVPDKTPKPALKDLFGEDFLDEE; the protein is encoded by the coding sequence ATGACAGTAGAATATCAGGGCGAAATTGTTATTGCGCCACGCGTTCTTGAAGTAATTACAGGCATTGCTGCCGCTAAAGTGGATGGGGTACATTCCCTCCAGAACAAAAGAGTAGCGGATAGCTGGTCGAAAACATCTCTAAATAAAGGAATTTACCTTGAGACGGATGAAGAAGGTCGAGTAACTGCAGATATTTATGTTTATTTAGAGTATGGTGTCAATGTACCTGCCGTATCTATGGATATTCAACGTGCTGTTAAAACAGCAGTTCTTAATTATGCAGATGTACAAGTTGATGCTGTCAATATCCATGTCAATGGCATTGTTCCTGATAAGACACCAAAACCAGCATTGAAAGATTTATTCGGAGAGGATTTCCTTGATGAAGAATAA
- the nusB gene encoding transcription antitermination factor NusB, producing the protein MKNNRHALRKCALQAILSLEFGQEPVQAAQFSYLYDKEDEQEGIEIPLFLLNLVNGVEDYREELDKELSTRLKSGWTLDRLTLIDKNIMRLGLFEILYFEETPGRVAVNEAVELAKEFSDDASAKFVNGVLSQFIKEEAK; encoded by the coding sequence ATGAAGAATAATAGACATGCCTTGCGGAAATGTGCGTTGCAGGCAATCTTATCGCTTGAATTTGGACAAGAACCCGTTCAAGCTGCTCAGTTTTCTTACCTTTATGATAAAGAAGATGAGCAAGAAGGAATTGAAATTCCACTTTTCCTTCTTAATCTTGTCAATGGTGTAGAGGATTATCGTGAGGAGTTGGATAAAGAATTATCCACTCGACTAAAATCAGGCTGGACCTTGGATCGTTTGACTTTAATTGATAAGAATATCATGCGATTAGGATTATTTGAAATTTTATATTTTGAAGAAACGCCAGGTCGTGTTGCAGTCAATGAAGCAGTTGAACTAGCCAAAGAATTTTCAGATGATGCATCTGCTAAATTTGTCAACGGTGTACTAAGCCAGTTTATAAAAGAAGAAGCCAAATAA
- a CDS encoding LacI family transcriptional regulator: protein MVAKLTDVAQLAGVSPTTVSRVVNKKGYLSEKTIRNVEEAMRELGYKPNNLARSLQGKSAKLVGLIFPTINNIFYSELIGHLEKELFDRGYKTIICNSQHESDKEREYLEMLAANQVDGIISGSHNLGIQDYDRVVAPIIAFDRNLSPSIPIVSSDNFAGGILAAQTLQKAGCHNPLMITGNDDSNSPTGLRQVGFTSILDEAKVFKIASDLSPVRKEMEIRSILEKYKPDGIFVSGDATAMLVWNVARSLKLSIPEDIKLIGYDGTSFIESYYPQLTTIKQPLVEIARLLVDLLIDKIEGKKLPKTDYILPVTLLAGASV from the coding sequence ATGGTCGCAAAACTAACTGATGTAGCACAGTTAGCTGGGGTTAGCCCCACCACTGTCTCACGCGTTGTCAATAAAAAAGGATACCTATCTGAAAAAACCATTCGCAATGTCGAGGAAGCCATGCGTGAACTAGGTTACAAACCGAACAACCTGGCACGTAGCTTACAAGGTAAATCCGCAAAATTAGTTGGTCTCATCTTTCCAACCATCAACAATATTTTCTATTCTGAGCTAATAGGACATCTGGAAAAAGAACTTTTTGATCGAGGTTATAAAACCATTATTTGTAATAGCCAACATGAATCCGATAAGGAACGTGAATATCTAGAAATGCTAGCAGCAAACCAAGTTGATGGTATTATTTCAGGCAGTCACAATTTGGGAATTCAAGACTACGATCGTGTCGTCGCACCAATTATTGCTTTTGACCGCAACCTCTCTCCTTCCATTCCCATTGTCTCCTCCGATAATTTTGCTGGCGGGATATTAGCTGCCCAAACCTTACAAAAAGCGGGATGTCACAATCCATTAATGATCACGGGAAATGACGACTCTAATTCTCCAACTGGACTACGACAAGTGGGCTTCACTTCTATTTTAGATGAAGCTAAAGTTTTTAAAATCGCAAGCGACTTATCCCCAGTAAGAAAAGAAATGGAGATTCGCTCAATACTTGAAAAATACAAACCAGATGGCATTTTTGTTTCCGGCGATGCGACAGCTATGCTGGTTTGGAATGTGGCTCGTTCTTTAAAATTATCCATTCCAGAGGATATCAAATTAATTGGTTATGACGGTACGAGTTTTATTGAGAGTTATTATCCTCAATTAACAACCATCAAACAGCCATTGGTCGAGATCGCACGGTTGTTAGTCGATTTACTGATTGATAAGATTGAGGGAAAGAAACTCCCAAAAACAGACTATATTTTACCAGTCACCCTCTTAGCTGGGGCGAGTGTATAA
- a CDS encoding sucrose-6-phosphate hydrolase, whose amino-acid sequence MAFTTEERYRAYADWTPEYIEKIKKNTESSPWRTNFHIETPHGLLNDPNGFSYFNGKWTLFYQYFPFGAAHGLKSWVHAESTDLVHFEETGTVLYPDTPLDSHGAYSGSAMEFGDKLFLFYTGNVRDKNWVRHPYQIGALMDKDGKIEKIDKVLIEQPEDTTDHFRDPQIFNYKGQYYAIVGGQNLDKKGIVKLYKAENNDYLNWSYVGDLDFANDMTAYMMECPNIAFVGDQPILLYCPQGLDKKVLDYGNIYPNMYKIGQSFDPETATIVEPGELTNLDYGFECYATQVFNAPDGRTLSVSWLALPDVEYPTDAYDYQGCLSLVKELTIKDGKLYQYPVDAITSLRKEAQPFSAQKETNNVYELELDFSAGTKHEIVLFANEEEKGLVLSVDTEQGQITLDRGNCGQPFALDFGTTRSCEIEPGAITANIFIDKSVFEIFINKGEKVFSGRVFPDANQNGIVIRTGAPTGTYYHLDYGRKTN is encoded by the coding sequence ATGGCATTCACAACTGAGGAACGTTACAGAGCTTACGCTGACTGGACACCCGAATACATTGAAAAAATTAAAAAGAATACTGAAAGTTCACCTTGGAGGACCAACTTCCATATCGAAACACCGCACGGACTCTTGAACGATCCCAATGGGTTCTCTTATTTCAATGGAAAATGGACTTTATTTTATCAATACTTTCCTTTTGGTGCAGCCCACGGCCTAAAATCATGGGTACATGCTGAATCAACCGATCTGGTTCATTTTGAAGAAACAGGTACTGTTCTTTATCCAGATACTCCTTTAGACAGTCACGGTGCCTACTCTGGCTCTGCCATGGAATTTGGCGACAAGCTCTTCCTCTTCTATACTGGAAATGTCCGCGATAAAAATTGGGTTCGCCATCCATACCAAATCGGTGCCTTGATGGACAAGGACGGTAAAATTGAAAAGATTGATAAAGTCTTGATTGAGCAACCAGAAGATACCACCGACCATTTCCGCGATCCACAAATTTTCAACTATAAAGGGCAATATTACGCTATCGTCGGTGGACAAAATCTGGATAAAAAAGGAATTGTCAAACTTTATAAAGCTGAAAATAATGACTACCTCAACTGGTCCTATGTTGGTGACCTAGATTTTGCCAATGATATGACCGCTTATATGATGGAGTGCCCAAATATTGCGTTCGTCGGTGATCAACCCATCCTACTTTACTGTCCTCAAGGCTTGGACAAAAAAGTGTTGGACTACGGCAATATCTATCCAAATATGTACAAGATTGGTCAGAGTTTCGATCCTGAAACAGCTACTATTGTAGAACCAGGTGAATTGACCAATTTGGACTATGGTTTTGAGTGCTACGCAACCCAGGTCTTTAATGCACCGGACGGTCGCACACTCTCTGTAAGCTGGTTGGCTCTTCCTGATGTGGAATACCCAACAGATGCTTATGACTATCAAGGCTGTCTGTCATTGGTTAAAGAATTAACCATCAAGGACGGTAAGCTCTACCAATATCCAGTCGATGCTATTACCAGTCTTCGTAAAGAAGCTCAGCCGTTTTCAGCCCAAAAAGAAACCAATAATGTTTACGAATTGGAACTTGATTTTTCAGCGGGCACGAAGCACGAAATCGTATTGTTCGCAAATGAAGAAGAAAAAGGCTTGGTCTTGTCTGTAGACACTGAACAAGGCCAGATTACATTAGACCGTGGCAACTGTGGTCAGCCATTTGCTTTGGACTTTGGGACAACTCGTTCATGTGAAATTGAGCCTGGAGCAATAACTGCAAATATCTTCATCGATAAGTCAGTCTTTGAAATTTTTATTAATAAAGGAGAAAAAGTATTTTCTGGTCGCGTCTTCCCAGATGCCAATCAAAACGGAATTGTCATCCGAACAGGGGCACCGACTGGAACCTACTATCACTTAGATTATGGTCGCAAAACTAACTGA
- a CDS encoding PTS beta-glucoside transporter subunit IIBCA — MNNTEIAKKVIDALGGRENVRSVAHCATRLRVMVVDEGKIDKDTVEDIEKVQGAFFNSGQYQIIFGTGTVNKIYDEVVALGLPTSTSSEQKAEAAKQGNWFQRAIRTFGDVFVPIIPAIVATGLFMGLRGLLGALGYTLPEDLNVYSQILTDTAFIVLPALVVWSTFRVFGGNQTIGIVLGMMLIAGQLPNAWVVASGGDVKPTIFFGFIPVVGLQGSVLPAFIIGLIGAKFEKAVRKVVPEVLDLLVTPFVTLFVMSILGLFVIGPVFHVVENYILAGTQAILNLPMGLGGFLIGGVHQVIVVSGVHHIFNFLEAQLVANTGANPFNAIITAAMTAQGAATVAVGVKTKNPKLKALAFPAALSAFLGITEPAIFGVNLRFRKPFLLSLVAGAIGGAVASLLGLAGTGMGVTIIPGLTLYAGNGQILPYILMVAVSFALGFALTYLFGYEDEEPVAGKPSAVAKETAALANEATTAFLSEETLVSPLSGNVVTLENVNDPVFSSGAMGKGLAIKPSEGVVYAPADAEVTIAFETGHAYGLKTASGAEILIHIGIDTVSMNGNGFEKLVAAGDKVKAGTPIAKFDAAKIAEAGLDDTTMIIVTNTADFAEVSPLAEGTIAHGDNFMKVVK, encoded by the coding sequence ATGAACAATACAGAAATTGCAAAAAAAGTCATTGACGCTCTTGGCGGACGCGAAAACGTACGTAGCGTTGCCCACTGTGCGACTCGCCTTCGTGTTATGGTTGTTGATGAAGGAAAAATCGACAAGGATACAGTAGAAGACATCGAAAAAGTACAAGGTGCTTTCTTCAACTCTGGTCAATACCAAATCATCTTTGGGACTGGTACAGTAAACAAAATCTATGATGAAGTAGTAGCCCTTGGTCTTCCAACCTCTACAAGTTCTGAACAAAAAGCAGAAGCAGCAAAACAAGGTAATTGGTTCCAACGTGCCATTCGTACATTTGGTGATGTATTCGTTCCAATCATTCCTGCTATCGTAGCAACTGGTCTTTTCATGGGTCTTCGTGGTCTTCTTGGAGCTCTTGGTTATACTCTTCCAGAAGATTTGAACGTTTACTCACAAATCTTGACAGATACAGCCTTCATCGTATTGCCAGCCTTGGTAGTATGGTCAACATTCCGTGTATTCGGTGGTAACCAAACAATCGGTATCGTTCTTGGTATGATGCTCATTGCGGGTCAGTTGCCAAACGCTTGGGTTGTAGCATCAGGTGGCGATGTGAAACCAACTATCTTCTTCGGTTTCATCCCAGTTGTAGGTTTGCAAGGTTCAGTATTGCCAGCCTTCATCATCGGTTTGATCGGTGCTAAATTTGAAAAAGCTGTCCGCAAGGTTGTTCCAGAAGTTCTTGACCTCTTGGTAACACCATTCGTAACCTTGTTTGTAATGTCTATTCTTGGCTTGTTTGTCATCGGTCCAGTCTTCCACGTGGTTGAAAACTACATCTTGGCTGGTACACAAGCTATCTTGAACTTGCCAATGGGTCTTGGTGGTTTCCTTATCGGTGGTGTTCACCAAGTTATCGTTGTATCAGGTGTTCACCATATCTTTAACTTCTTGGAAGCTCAATTGGTAGCAAACACTGGTGCTAACCCATTCAACGCTATCATCACTGCAGCTATGACAGCACAAGGTGCTGCTACAGTAGCGGTTGGTGTGAAAACTAAGAATCCTAAATTGAAAGCTCTTGCTTTCCCAGCAGCTCTTTCTGCCTTCCTCGGTATTACTGAGCCAGCTATCTTCGGTGTTAACTTGCGTTTCCGCAAACCATTCCTTCTTTCATTGGTTGCGGGTGCCATCGGTGGTGCTGTAGCATCTCTTCTTGGTCTTGCCGGTACAGGTATGGGTGTTACTATCATCCCAGGTTTGACACTTTACGCAGGTAATGGTCAAATTCTTCCATACATCCTTATGGTTGCTGTATCATTTGCTCTTGGTTTTGCTCTTACTTACCTCTTCGGTTATGAAGATGAAGAGCCAGTTGCTGGTAAACCTTCTGCTGTTGCAAAGGAAACAGCGGCTCTAGCAAATGAAGCTACAACAGCTTTTCTTTCTGAAGAAACTCTTGTTTCTCCACTTTCAGGTAATGTAGTTACTCTTGAAAATGTTAATGACCCAGTCTTCTCATCAGGAGCTATGGGTAAAGGTTTGGCTATTAAACCTTCTGAGGGTGTTGTTTATGCACCAGCAGATGCAGAAGTAACAATTGCTTTTGAAACAGGTCATGCTTACGGATTGAAAACAGCTTCTGGTGCTGAAATTCTTATCCACATTGGTATTGACACTGTTTCAATGAACGGTAACGGATTTGAAAAATTAGTAGCAGCTGGCGATAAAGTAAAAGCTGGTACTCCAATCGCTAAATTCGATGCTGCGAAAATTGCTGAAGCAGGTCTAGATGATACTACGATGATAATCGTAACAAATACAGCAGACTTTGCTGAAGTTTCACCACTTGCTGAAGGAACAATCGCTCATGGTGATAACTTCATGAAAGTAGTAAAATAG
- a CDS encoding ROK family protein codes for MTKLYGSLEAGGTKFVCAVGDEQFQVVEKTQFPTTTPYETIERTVEFFKRYEDRLAGIAIGSFGPIDIDQNSSTYGYITSTPKPHWSNIDLLGLIAKEFNIPFYFTTDVNSSAFGETLVRKGVKSLVYYTIGTGIGAGAIQNGEFIGGLGHTEAGHTYVALHPYDVKNEFKGICPFHNGCLEGLAAGPSLEGRTGIRGELIELNSEVWDVQAYYIAQAAVQATLLYRPQVIVFGGGVMAQEHMLNRVREKFVGLMNDYLPTPDVKEYIVTPAVAENGSATLGNFALARKVSEK; via the coding sequence ATGACAAAATTATATGGTAGCTTGGAAGCGGGTGGTACAAAGTTTGTTTGTGCCGTAGGCGATGAACAATTCCAAGTTGTTGAAAAAACACAATTTCCTACGACAACTCCTTATGAAACGATTGAACGAACAGTCGAATTCTTCAAACGCTATGAAGATCGTTTGGCAGGTATTGCGATAGGTTCATTTGGTCCAATTGATATTGATCAAAACTCGTCGACATATGGATACATAACTTCAACTCCAAAACCTCATTGGTCAAATATTGATTTACTTGGTCTGATTGCTAAGGAATTTAATATTCCATTCTACTTCACGACAGATGTGAATTCATCAGCTTTTGGTGAAACCCTGGTTCGTAAAGGGGTAAAGAGCTTAGTTTACTATACAATCGGTACAGGTATTGGGGCAGGTGCTATTCAGAATGGTGAGTTTATAGGTGGCTTGGGTCATACTGAAGCTGGTCATACTTACGTTGCCTTACACCCTTACGATGTTAAAAATGAATTTAAGGGAATATGCCCATTCCACAATGGGTGTTTGGAAGGCTTAGCAGCAGGTCCTTCACTTGAAGGACGGACAGGTATTCGAGGTGAATTGATAGAGTTGAATTCAGAAGTTTGGGATGTGCAGGCTTACTACATTGCTCAAGCAGCCGTACAGGCAACCTTGCTTTATCGTCCGCAAGTAATTGTATTTGGTGGAGGAGTTATGGCTCAAGAGCACATGCTTAATCGTGTACGTGAGAAGTTTGTCGGTTTGATGAACGATTATCTCCCAACACCAGATGTCAAAGAATATATCGTAACGCCAGCTGTTGCTGAAAATGGTTCTGCAACTCTTGGTAATTTTGCCTTAGCAAGAAAAGTATCTGAAAAATAA
- the secA gene encoding preprotein translocase subunit SecA, with protein MVTNVLRSLIENDKGEQRKLEKMADRVFSYADEMAALSDEQLQAKTTEFKERYSKGESLDDLLYEAYAVVREGARRILGLYPYKVQVMGGIVLHNGDVPEMRTGEGKTLTATMPVYLNALSGKGVHVVTVNEYLTTRDATEMGELYSWLGLSVGINLAAKSPLEKREAYNCDITYSTNSEIGFDYLRDNMVVRAEDMVQRPLNYALIDEVDSILIDEARTPLIVSGPQGSETNQLYFLADNLVKSLDKEDYIIDVPSKTIGLSDTGIDKAEKFFKLNNLYDIENVAITHFLDNALRANYIMTYDVDYLVNEDHEVMIIDPFTGRTMEGRRYSDGLHQAIEAKEGVPVQNESKTSASITYQNLFRMYKKLAGMTGTGKTEEEEFREVYNIRVVPIPTNRPIARVDHEDLLYPSLEYKFNAVIADVKRRYEKGQPVLVGTVSVETSDLISQKLVAAGVPHEVLNAKNHYREAQIIMNAGQRGAVTIATNMAGRGTDIKLGPGVRELGGLCVIGTERHESRRIDNQLRGRSGRQGDPGESQFYLSLEDDLMKRFGSERIKVFMQRMNLSEEESVIKSKMLTRQVESAQKRVEGNNYDSRKQVLQYDDVMREQREIIYKQRQDVITADRDLAPEIKAMMKRTIERQVEGHFLGSKDEAIDGIIKFAHTTLVEDGTLHAESFKSMNKKEIIDELYELALRVYDSQVKKLRDEDRIREFQKVLILRVVDNKWTDHIDAMDQLRNAVSLRGYAQNNPIVEYQSESFNMFNDMIGAIEFEVTRLMMKAQIHDNIERERSVQESRTTAVKNIMPNQPVQTKDAVSFEGVDRNDPCPCQSGKKFKNCHGR; from the coding sequence ATGGTAACAAATGTGCTTCGTTCTCTCATTGAAAATGACAAGGGAGAGCAAAGAAAACTTGAAAAAATGGCAGACAGAGTATTTTCTTATGCTGATGAAATGGCTGCGCTCAGTGACGAGCAATTGCAAGCAAAAACTACTGAATTTAAAGAACGTTACAGCAAGGGAGAATCCTTAGATGACCTTTTGTATGAAGCGTATGCAGTTGTTCGAGAAGGAGCTAGACGTATATTAGGTCTTTATCCATATAAAGTTCAGGTTATGGGGGGGATCGTTCTTCACAATGGTGATGTACCAGAAATGCGTACTGGTGAAGGAAAAACGTTGACTGCGACTATGCCTGTTTATTTGAACGCCCTTTCAGGAAAAGGTGTTCACGTAGTTACGGTAAATGAATATTTGACAACCCGTGATGCGACCGAAATGGGTGAGTTATATTCTTGGCTTGGACTATCAGTCGGAATTAACCTGGCAGCTAAATCACCGCTAGAAAAACGTGAAGCCTATAACTGCGATATTACCTACTCTACCAACTCAGAAATCGGTTTTGATTACCTTAGAGATAATATGGTCGTTCGTGCAGAAGATATGGTGCAACGTCCATTAAACTATGCCTTGATCGATGAAGTGGACTCTATCCTGATTGACGAAGCTCGTACTCCTCTGATTGTTTCTGGTCCTCAAGGTTCTGAAACAAATCAATTATATTTCTTGGCGGATAACTTGGTTAAATCATTGGATAAGGAAGACTATATTATTGACGTTCCTTCAAAAACAATTGGTTTATCTGATACAGGTATTGATAAGGCTGAAAAATTCTTCAAATTAAATAATCTATATGATATTGAAAATGTAGCCATCACTCACTTCTTAGACAATGCCCTTCGTGCTAATTACATCATGACCTATGATGTTGATTATTTGGTAAATGAAGATCACGAAGTCATGATTATCGATCCATTTACAGGACGTACTATGGAAGGTCGTCGCTATTCTGATGGTCTACACCAAGCAATCGAAGCTAAAGAGGGTGTGCCTGTTCAAAATGAATCGAAAACCAGTGCTTCGATCACCTACCAAAACCTCTTCCGTATGTATAAAAAATTGGCAGGTATGACGGGTACAGGTAAGACAGAAGAAGAAGAGTTTCGTGAAGTCTATAATATCCGTGTTGTACCAATTCCAACCAACCGACCTATTGCTCGTGTTGACCATGAAGATTTGCTGTATCCAAGCTTAGAGTACAAATTCAACGCCGTTATCGCTGATGTGAAGCGCCGTTATGAAAAAGGTCAACCAGTACTGGTTGGTACAGTTTCGGTTGAAACATCTGATTTGATTTCACAAAAATTAGTTGCTGCAGGCGTTCCGCATGAGGTATTGAATGCTAAAAACCATTATCGCGAGGCCCAAATCATCATGAATGCTGGTCAGCGTGGAGCTGTTACGATTGCAACAAACATGGCTGGACGTGGTACAGATATTAAGTTAGGTCCTGGTGTGCGAGAATTAGGTGGACTATGTGTGATTGGTACAGAACGTCATGAGAGTCGCCGTATTGATAATCAGCTTCGTGGACGTTCAGGTCGTCAGGGTGATCCAGGGGAATCTCAGTTCTACTTATCACTCGAAGATGATTTGATGAAACGTTTTGGTTCAGAACGGATCAAGGTGTTTATGCAACGTATGAACCTTTCAGAAGAAGAGTCTGTAATCAAATCGAAAATGCTCACACGTCAAGTTGAATCAGCACAGAAACGTGTAGAAGGAAATAACTACGATTCACGTAAACAAGTTCTACAATATGATGACGTTATGCGTGAACAACGTGAAATCATCTACAAACAACGTCAAGATGTGATTACAGCGGATCGTGATTTGGCACCTGAAATCAAGGCAATGATGAAGCGGACCATTGAGCGTCAAGTGGAAGGTCATTTCTTGGGTTCAAAAGATGAAGCCATTGATGGGATTATTAAGTTTGCTCATACAACATTGGTTGAAGATGGTACATTGCATGCGGAGTCCTTTAAATCAATGAATAAAAAAGAAATCATTGATGAATTGTATGAACTAGCTTTGAGAGTCTATGATTCACAAGTGAAGAAGCTTCGTGATGAAGATCGAATTCGCGAATTCCAGAAGGTACTCATTCTACGTGTTGTAGACAATAAATGGACAGATCATATTGATGCGATGGATCAGTTACGCAATGCAGTAAGCTTACGTGGATATGCTCAGAATAATCCAATCGTCGAATATCAGTCAGAATCATTTAATATGTTTAATGATATGATTGGTGCAATTGAGTTTGAAGTTACACGACTCATGATGAAAGCGCAGATTCATGACAATATTGAACGGGAACGCTCAGTACAAGAATCACGTACAACGGCAGTTAAGAACATTATGCCAAACCAACCTGTCCAAACTAAAGATGCTGTTTCATTTGAAGGTGTTGATCGGAATGATCCATGTCCATGTCAGTCTGGTAAGAAATTTAAAAATTGTCACGGCCGTTAA
- a CDS encoding holo-ACP synthase, with product MIVGHGIDLQDIKAIERAREKHQGFPKKVLTSKEFERYQDLQGRRQLEYLAGRWAVKEAFSKALGVGIGIVGFQDIEVLNNRQGAPYIAKSPFSGKIWLSISHSGEFVQASVILEENND from the coding sequence ATGATTGTTGGACATGGGATTGACCTTCAAGATATAAAGGCTATCGAGCGTGCTCGCGAAAAACATCAGGGGTTCCCCAAAAAAGTACTGACTTCAAAAGAATTTGAACGCTATCAGGATTTGCAAGGACGACGACAGTTGGAATATTTGGCTGGTCGTTGGGCTGTCAAAGAAGCATTTTCTAAGGCATTAGGAGTCGGTATTGGAATAGTGGGTTTTCAAGATATTGAAGTATTAAATAATCGCCAAGGGGCTCCCTACATTGCGAAGAGTCCGTTTAGTGGAAAAATTTGGCTGAGCATTAGTCATTCTGGAGAATTTGTGCAAGCAAGCGTGATTTTGGAGGAAAATAATGATTGA